From a region of the Andrena cerasifolii isolate SP2316 chromosome 13, iyAndCera1_principal, whole genome shotgun sequence genome:
- the LOC143375748 gene encoding uncharacterized protein LOC143375748 isoform X2: MAQEAPEATYVPEAEEDARKERERWAVQEGAAVWRQRKEELQRQKHSEQRELQQILENYSPWGKPGGGAPCAATLRKKNVPLEPPEPPRCQNFGQGWTSNSTVERLHRGSINPPAVTDMNKFFDDKTEAGTAADTQLVRGSRNRYNEEVQVYGLTGGVELVPLLTSRRYYSQPQSTRHIATDATRPGRTIESLRTLEVENREYIAELIEQMRRKRENALKEQRMEQESCHRHFDTWRKFWGRPGHGAPMDHVYRNNLYDILYRSAIY, from the exons ATGGCGCAGGAAGCCCCGGAGGCGACGTATGTACCGGAAGCGGAGGAGGACGCGCGAAAGGAGCGGGAACGCTGGGCTGTTCAGGAGGGAGCCGCGGTGTGGAGGCAGCGAAAGGAGGAGTTGCAACGTCAGAAGCACAGCGAACAGCGTGAA CTGCAGCAAATCTTGGAGAATTATTCGCCTTGGGGCAAGCCCGGAGGGGGTGCGCCTTGCGCAGCCACCCTCAGAAAGAAAAACGTGCCTCTGGAACCCCCGGAGCCGCCGAGGTGCCAGAATTTCGGTCAG GGCTGGACGAGCAATTCGACGGTTGAGAGGTTGCACCGGGGCAGCATCAATCCTCCTGCCGTCACGGATATGAACAAGTTCTTCGATGATAAGACGGAGGCAG GTACCGCCGCGGACACGCAGCTGGTGCGGGGTTCGAGGAATCGTTATAACGAGGAAGTTCAGGTGTACGGATTGACCGGGGGCGTGGAGTTGGTGCCGCTTTTGACCAGCAGACGTTATTACTCGCAACCGCAGAGCACTCGGCATATCGCCACCGACGCTACACGGCCGGGACGCACGATAGAATC GTTACGCACACTGGAGGTTGAGAATCGTGAGTACATCGCTGAGCTGATCGAGCAGATGCGAAGAAAACGGGAGAACGCATTG AAGGAACAACGCATGGAGCAGGAGAGCTGCCACAGGCATTTCGACACCTGGAGAAAATTCTGGGGTAGGCCAGGCCACGGGGCTCCCATGGATCACGTCTACCGTAACAATCTCTACGATATCCTCTACCGGTCAGCCATCTATTGA
- the LOC143375748 gene encoding uncharacterized protein LOC143375748 isoform X1, with product MAQEAPEATYVPEAEEDARKERERWAVQEGAAVWRQRKEELQRQKHSEQRELQQILENYSPWGKPGGGAPCAATLRKKNVPLEPPEPPRCQNFGQLAPLWPWGRPGPGGVPWRDPKLLGVRFLESLGWTSNSTVERLHRGSINPPAVTDMNKFFDDKTEAGTAADTQLVRGSRNRYNEEVQVYGLTGGVELVPLLTSRRYYSQPQSTRHIATDATRPGRTIESLRTLEVENREYIAELIEQMRRKRENALKEQRMEQESCHRHFDTWRKFWGRPGHGAPMDHVYRNNLYDILYRSAIY from the exons ATGGCGCAGGAAGCCCCGGAGGCGACGTATGTACCGGAAGCGGAGGAGGACGCGCGAAAGGAGCGGGAACGCTGGGCTGTTCAGGAGGGAGCCGCGGTGTGGAGGCAGCGAAAGGAGGAGTTGCAACGTCAGAAGCACAGCGAACAGCGTGAA CTGCAGCAAATCTTGGAGAATTATTCGCCTTGGGGCAAGCCCGGAGGGGGTGCGCCTTGCGCAGCCACCCTCAGAAAGAAAAACGTGCCTCTGGAACCCCCGGAGCCGCCGAGGTGCCAGAATTTCGGTCAG CTGGCGCCTCTCTGGCCCTGGGGTCGTCCTGGTCCTGGTGGAGTTCCTTGGAGGGATCCCAAGTTGCTGGGTGTGCGGTTCCTCGAGTCCCTG GGCTGGACGAGCAATTCGACGGTTGAGAGGTTGCACCGGGGCAGCATCAATCCTCCTGCCGTCACGGATATGAACAAGTTCTTCGATGATAAGACGGAGGCAG GTACCGCCGCGGACACGCAGCTGGTGCGGGGTTCGAGGAATCGTTATAACGAGGAAGTTCAGGTGTACGGATTGACCGGGGGCGTGGAGTTGGTGCCGCTTTTGACCAGCAGACGTTATTACTCGCAACCGCAGAGCACTCGGCATATCGCCACCGACGCTACACGGCCGGGACGCACGATAGAATC GTTACGCACACTGGAGGTTGAGAATCGTGAGTACATCGCTGAGCTGATCGAGCAGATGCGAAGAAAACGGGAGAACGCATTG AAGGAACAACGCATGGAGCAGGAGAGCTGCCACAGGCATTTCGACACCTGGAGAAAATTCTGGGGTAGGCCAGGCCACGGGGCTCCCATGGATCACGTCTACCGTAACAATCTCTACGATATCCTCTACCGGTCAGCCATCTATTGA
- the LOC143375658 gene encoding uncharacterized protein LOC143375658 isoform X1, whose translation METERVFRSDTPTDSSSNSESFQNMENLCKQLSDDESGEQAKTNPDLALDLRSILPNFDPASEQDDSEKLSAVLEQPEDSSTIVEGPRSLQHDQEDRDLNCFLRERIQSLRAVLISLKDELRTEVALWRREREELQLMREKDDAMALEEATAAARAAAAAYAAEGPLSNNLDINSEDTFTELSILEYEKRLAKYQDEFSFTQAEKRYNARWKLVANAYKQKLMEVERLCNEELEKVQQNANYLQPLKEMVSQWYNDEENHGDSIKSSNFSADLQKHTILNENNVHNNYMFQKIDAEVNMAPEIYAARFKNEDLGKNDRLYGQS comes from the exons ATGGAGACCGAACGTGTGTTCAGGTCGGACACTCCGACGGACAGCTCGAGCAACAGTGAAAGCTTTCAGAACATGGAGAATCTGTGCAAACAACTGTCGGATGATGAGAGCGGAGAGCAGGCTAAAACAAATCCTGACTTAGCGTTAGATCTTCGAAGTATACTGCCAAACTTCGACCCTGCGTCGGAGCAAGACGACTCGGAGAAGCTTTCGGCTGTCCTCGAACAACCGGAAGACTCATCCACGATCGTAGAGGGCCCTCGGTCGTTACAACACGACCAAGAGGACAGAGATTTGAA TTGTTTTCTTAGGGAACGCATACAGTCGCTCCGCGCGGTGCTGATAAGCCTGAAAGACGAGTTGAGGACGGAAGTAGCTTtgtggaggagagagagagaagagttGCAACTTATGCGCGAAAAAGACGACGCGATGGCTTTGGAGGAAGCAACAGCAGCTGCCCGTGCAGCTGCAGCGGCCTACGCAGCGGAAGGGCCGCTGTCGAATAATTTGG ATATCAACTCCGAGGACACGTTCACGGAGCTCTCGATACTCGAATACGAGAAGAGGCTGGCCAAGTATCAGGACGAGTTCTCCTTCACTCAGGCGGAGAAACGGTACAACGCTCGCTGGAAACTGGTCGCCAATGCGTACAAACAGAAGCTGATGGAAGTCGAACGCCTGTGCAACGAGGAGCTGGAGAAGGTTCAACAGAACGCGAATTACCTCCAACCTCTTAAAGAAATGGTATCGCAATGGTACAACGATGAAGAAAACCACGGCGACTCGATTAAAAGCAGCAACTTTAGTGCCGATTTGCAGAAACATACGATCCTCAACGAGAACAacgtacataataattacatgtTCCAGAAAATTGACGCGGAAGTCAATATGGCGCCGGAAATATATGCTGCCAGATTCAAGAACGAGGACCTAGGGAAAAACGACAGGCTTTACGGGCAATCCTAA
- the LOC143375660 gene encoding uncharacterized protein LOC143375660 produces MVGPNRREMLRIIFLLAICSFAGVRSASLETVSDEELINLIKTEKHVVVLFTRKDCEACDNYENVLIHLREDLVDSLSSWVIKAVDSQLLRLYNMDKEPALVFFRHGMPLLYDGPVNDEEILTMFTENREPTVKELTDDTFEHLTQASSGATTGDWFVMFYGSDCVECVRMIARWEAVGAKLKQRVNVARIDKYTTGASTARRFNVYQAPEFIFFRLGKMYRYQIPKYDINSFVLFATYWYKNVRAEPVPVPQSPFDDFVQMIVNVLRENPWIMKLGSISIGVFIIISVASKFRRKTEVSQKKD; encoded by the exons ATGGTTGGTCCCAATCGACGGGAAATGTTACGGATAATATTCCTCCTGGCTATATGTAGCTTCGCCGGTGTTCGATCTGCCAGCCTCGAGACGGTGAGCGACGAGGAGCTCATTAATCTCATAAAAACCGAGAAACATGTGGTCGTGCTGTTCA CCAGGAAGGATTGCGAGGCGTGTGATAATTATGAAAATGTACTGATACATTTGAGAGAAGACCTGGTGGACTCCCTATCCTCCTGGGTCATCAAAGCTGTAGACAGTCAATTACTCCGGCTTTATAACATGGACAAAGAACCGGCCCTTGTGTTCTTCAGGCATGGGATGCCTTTATTGTACGATG GGCCAGTAAACGACGAGGAGATCTTGACTATGTTCACTGAAAACAGAGAACCTACGGTGAAGGAACTAACGGATGATACATTCGAACATTTAACTCAGGCTAGTAGCGGGGCCACGACTGGAGACTGGTTTGTCATGTT CTACGGCTCGGACTGCGTGGAGTGTGTTAGAATGATCGCGAGATGGGAGGCTGTAGGTGCAAAGCTTAAGCAAAGGGTCAACGTGGCTCGTATCGATAAATACACGACTGGAGCGTCCACAGCCAGGAGATTTAATGTCTACCAAGCTCCCGAGTTTATATT CTTCAGACTCGGGAAAATGTATCGTTACCAGATTCCAAAATACGATATTAACTCTTTTGTGTTGTTCGCGACATACTGGTACAAAAACGTCCGTGCCGAACCTGTTCCTGTACCACAGAGTCCATT CGATGATTTTGTACAAATGATTGTAAACGTCCTCCGTGAGAATCCATGGATCATGAAGCTTGGCAGTATCTCCATCGGTGTATTTATCATAATTTCTGTGGCTTCTAAATTCAGGCGTAAGACTGAGGTGTCTCAGAAGAAAGACTAA
- the LOC143375659 gene encoding ELMO domain-containing protein 2 — MYGPDSKLTKSTVQSRPIIKWLLRHTTQMCQLQRICYGELSGAPRTIAVEESLNQSRDANIKTLVTHLNDLADQRGITTKTERRILEEAIRTVLVTKKINPIAHPDFAKSFGKCVELIWGYRQLCVECEELRKMPYDAENPQHELLLLQLWNSLMPYEPLDARVTKQWQEIGFQGDDPKTDFRGMGILGLENLVYFAQEYPSAATHVLSHSTHPRYGYAFAIVGINLTSMALRLLKDGTAKTHIYNSSKTLPTIRAFHHFYCYLFYEFDGFWIDSKPSNMMEFSSIQEKFENSIRMALADPSTVFRINISVDNV; from the exons ATGTACGGCCCGGATAGCAAATTGACTAAGTCGACTGTGCAAAGCAG ACCTATTATAAAATGGTTGTTACGCCACACAACGCAAATGTGCCAGCTGCAGAGAATTTGCTATGGGGAACTATCCGGAGCACCGAGGACCATAGCTGTAGAAGAATCTCTTAATCAGTCAAGAGACGCTAATATTAAAACCCTCGTGACCCACCTGAACGATCTAGCGGATCAACGTGGGATCACGACTAAGACGGAGCGCAGGATCTTAGAGGAAGCTATTAGAACAGTGTTGGTGACCAAGAAAATAAATCCAATCGCGCATCCCGACTTTGCCAAGTCGTTCGGTAAATGCGTAGAATTAATTTGGGGCTACAGGCAACTCTGCGTCGAGTGCGAAGAGCTTAGAAAGATGCCTTACGACGCTGAGAATCCGCAGCACGAATTATTGTTGCTGCAGCTGTGGAATTCACTGATGCCTTACGAGCCTTTAGACGCTAGAGTTACAAAGCAATGGCAGGAGATAGGCTTTCAGGGAGACGATCCGAAGACGGACTTTCGCGGAATGGGAATTTTGGGATTAGAGAATCTCGTTTATTTTGCTCAAGAATATCCCAGTGCCGCGACGCACGTACTGTCGCATTCTACGCACCCGCGTTACGGTTATGCGTTCGCCATAGTTGGTATAAACTTAACGAGCATGGCTCTACGTTTATTGAAAGATGGAACAGCTAAGACTCATATTTATAATTCCTCTAAAACCTTGCCAACGATTCGTGCCTTTCATCACTTCTATTGTTATCTGTTCTACGAATTTGATGGGTTCTGGATCGATTCGAAACCGAGTAACATGATGGAGTTCTCGTCCATCCAAGAGAAATTCGAGAACAGTATCAGAATGGCATTGGCTGACCCATCCACGGTCTTTAGGATAAATATATCAGTCGATAACGTTTAA
- the LOC143375658 gene encoding uncharacterized protein LOC143375658 isoform X2, whose translation MENLCKQLSDDESGEQAKTNPDLALDLRSILPNFDPASEQDDSEKLSAVLEQPEDSSTIVEGPRSLQHDQEDRDLNCFLRERIQSLRAVLISLKDELRTEVALWRREREELQLMREKDDAMALEEATAAARAAAAAYAAEGPLSNNLDINSEDTFTELSILEYEKRLAKYQDEFSFTQAEKRYNARWKLVANAYKQKLMEVERLCNEELEKVQQNANYLQPLKEMVSQWYNDEENHGDSIKSSNFSADLQKHTILNENNVHNNYMFQKIDAEVNMAPEIYAARFKNEDLGKNDRLYGQS comes from the exons ATGGAGAATCTGTGCAAACAACTGTCGGATGATGAGAGCGGAGAGCAGGCTAAAACAAATCCTGACTTAGCGTTAGATCTTCGAAGTATACTGCCAAACTTCGACCCTGCGTCGGAGCAAGACGACTCGGAGAAGCTTTCGGCTGTCCTCGAACAACCGGAAGACTCATCCACGATCGTAGAGGGCCCTCGGTCGTTACAACACGACCAAGAGGACAGAGATTTGAA TTGTTTTCTTAGGGAACGCATACAGTCGCTCCGCGCGGTGCTGATAAGCCTGAAAGACGAGTTGAGGACGGAAGTAGCTTtgtggaggagagagagagaagagttGCAACTTATGCGCGAAAAAGACGACGCGATGGCTTTGGAGGAAGCAACAGCAGCTGCCCGTGCAGCTGCAGCGGCCTACGCAGCGGAAGGGCCGCTGTCGAATAATTTGG ATATCAACTCCGAGGACACGTTCACGGAGCTCTCGATACTCGAATACGAGAAGAGGCTGGCCAAGTATCAGGACGAGTTCTCCTTCACTCAGGCGGAGAAACGGTACAACGCTCGCTGGAAACTGGTCGCCAATGCGTACAAACAGAAGCTGATGGAAGTCGAACGCCTGTGCAACGAGGAGCTGGAGAAGGTTCAACAGAACGCGAATTACCTCCAACCTCTTAAAGAAATGGTATCGCAATGGTACAACGATGAAGAAAACCACGGCGACTCGATTAAAAGCAGCAACTTTAGTGCCGATTTGCAGAAACATACGATCCTCAACGAGAACAacgtacataataattacatgtTCCAGAAAATTGACGCGGAAGTCAATATGGCGCCGGAAATATATGCTGCCAGATTCAAGAACGAGGACCTAGGGAAAAACGACAGGCTTTACGGGCAATCCTAA
- the LOC143375658 gene encoding uncharacterized protein LOC143375658 isoform X3, with translation MENLCKQLSDDESGEQAKTNPDLALDLRSILPNFDPASEQDDSEKLSAVLEQPEDSSTIVEGPRSLQHDQEDRDLKERIQSLRAVLISLKDELRTEVALWRREREELQLMREKDDAMALEEATAAARAAAAAYAAEGPLSNNLDINSEDTFTELSILEYEKRLAKYQDEFSFTQAEKRYNARWKLVANAYKQKLMEVERLCNEELEKVQQNANYLQPLKEMVSQWYNDEENHGDSIKSSNFSADLQKHTILNENNVHNNYMFQKIDAEVNMAPEIYAARFKNEDLGKNDRLYGQS, from the exons ATGGAGAATCTGTGCAAACAACTGTCGGATGATGAGAGCGGAGAGCAGGCTAAAACAAATCCTGACTTAGCGTTAGATCTTCGAAGTATACTGCCAAACTTCGACCCTGCGTCGGAGCAAGACGACTCGGAGAAGCTTTCGGCTGTCCTCGAACAACCGGAAGACTCATCCACGATCGTAGAGGGCCCTCGGTCGTTACAACACGACCAAGAGGACAGAGATTTGAA GGAACGCATACAGTCGCTCCGCGCGGTGCTGATAAGCCTGAAAGACGAGTTGAGGACGGAAGTAGCTTtgtggaggagagagagagaagagttGCAACTTATGCGCGAAAAAGACGACGCGATGGCTTTGGAGGAAGCAACAGCAGCTGCCCGTGCAGCTGCAGCGGCCTACGCAGCGGAAGGGCCGCTGTCGAATAATTTGG ATATCAACTCCGAGGACACGTTCACGGAGCTCTCGATACTCGAATACGAGAAGAGGCTGGCCAAGTATCAGGACGAGTTCTCCTTCACTCAGGCGGAGAAACGGTACAACGCTCGCTGGAAACTGGTCGCCAATGCGTACAAACAGAAGCTGATGGAAGTCGAACGCCTGTGCAACGAGGAGCTGGAGAAGGTTCAACAGAACGCGAATTACCTCCAACCTCTTAAAGAAATGGTATCGCAATGGTACAACGATGAAGAAAACCACGGCGACTCGATTAAAAGCAGCAACTTTAGTGCCGATTTGCAGAAACATACGATCCTCAACGAGAACAacgtacataataattacatgtTCCAGAAAATTGACGCGGAAGTCAATATGGCGCCGGAAATATATGCTGCCAGATTCAAGAACGAGGACCTAGGGAAAAACGACAGGCTTTACGGGCAATCCTAA